GATACGATATGCCAGCCAGACAATTGCCctcaccccaacgcacgtttcggtgaaCAACCTTTATCACCCCTTGACACTATGCTGTTACTAGTCATTGCACTGTTTGCACTGACAGCAGATGACGGGAAACATCTATACGGCCAGTTGTATGTAGATTTAATggggaaataaataaaattaaactaACCATAGAGCTTAGCCAGAATTAGCTAGAACGCAGGTTAATTCTGGCTAAAACGGCGCCATCCTTtccctcaggttgtatgtggtattactatTATGCTTCATGCACTTTAATGGCTGACCAGCTGAGAGCAGTAGGATGCATGCTACTATATGATACATGATAGGAGTAAAGTTATATATCAGGCAGAAGCGAGGAGAAATGAGGATGTAGTTATATAATAAGACATCAGACTATCGATTTATCCTCTAAGCCGAGATTCTAGGAGAGGAAACAAGGGGGCAGATCCAGAGCTGTGACCGGCCGCTGCCCTTTATTCTTTATCACAGGAGATCGGCCGTGTAAACAGTCACTGAGACGCCTTGTAGGAGTTATTAGAGGACACCAGGGTTAGAGAAATGCATGCTGGGCGTTGTAGTGCATCTGCTGACTCTCTGCTCTGTATATACTACATGAGTCTGGATGGAGAGATCTCCTGTTAGTCCAGGTGGGTGAGAGGTGGAAGACTCATAAACTATGCAGAGTGGATTATATTACTGTAACCGCGCACCAGACGCCTCCTGTGACCGGATGGAAAGTCCGATCCTCATTGTGTCCTGATACCAGATAAACCTTCTTACATACAGAGCCTGATGGGAATATGAGAGCAGAtgtgggggggctgtgtgcttgggggggggggggggggtctgctgtGGATTTCACCACTCGCTTCAATGGCCGCATAGAAACTTTCCATagcatgtgtaatatatatatctgtaGCAGGCCTTCCCTGCCATTGTGCTCCATGGGAGTTTATCTCAGGGCGTTCTGCTTGGGGTGGATATGCGGAGAACATATTGCAGTGCATTTCAGTGACGTGTGGATGGAGGAAACCGGATTCTTATAGTGTTACTGTAATTATTGACCTgtctattgctgcgtttacacggaacgattatcgttcgaatttgcacgataacgatcaaattcgaccgataatcgcagcgaacgatcaaacgacaagcgagaaatcgttcattttgatcttacaacatgttcttaaatcgtcgttcgccgttcgcaaaaaatcaccgatttaacctatgtgcgagataggcttaagcgatcgcaaaacaatttttctgtacgatatagcgttctgtctaaacgctgatcgtataaaaaaaaaaatcgttacttcgaaatcgttaatcgtacgatcgggcgaattatcactccgtgtaaacgcagcatatcacATATCAGTTAGGGTCAGGTAATAAGACTCCCACTGCTGACTAGATATAGCTAGAAGAAGCCAGTGGCTGTGTGCTTCACCCTCTGGCTCGCCTCCTGATCTGCCTGGCCTCacagacttaggccatgttcagaccttgttagagaccggccattccgtgagccagtctcagaaaagaacaTCCCGGCCAGTATTGCAGTAGCAGCCGGATgatctggccaggattccatagactgcaacGTAACGTATAGGAGCCCATGATAAGTTCTactctctttttttatttatttttttaattcagagCGGAGAGGGGATGCGGTACCGGCGTGAATACTCAGACCCcggaccaatgaaaacttttgacatgtataaaatttcttttaaaacgacaggtacactttaaggccctattacatgaagtgataatcaaccaaatcaggccgattatccctccgtgtaatagagacaatgatcatcggctgatcgtgtctaaTGGTCTGACACTAAAATCATCATCCACCGACTGCGCACCGCTACCTGTAATAGCATTGCGCAACCCATGGCTAACATTTGAATAAACTGTTACACATTAtctctccacgctcccagtcttctccttccCTCTGTTCGCTTCCCGGTACTATGGCCCGTCGGCTCAGAGACCGCTCTGAATCTGCAGCCGCGGTGCCTGGAAACgaacagagggcaggagaagattgAGAGCGTGAAGAGATAATGTGTAACCGTTTAggtcaagggctgcacggacatcactggCGATGTCCATACAGCACTTGCTAAACtattattgagccatgtaataggctcagtaaacgagtgccaatctagcagatcggcgcttgtttacattattgtttgagctgtctaataggacccaatCTTGTCCCGATGGGTAAAATAGTAATTTTCTTATCTCTTTAGTTCATTGATTGATTATTACTCAGAGATCTTTTTGTTTGTTGGTGACGCCGTCTTTATCATCACTTATGGTGTTACAGCCtatttttcttcttccttttaggTGTAATTTTGCTGCTGTAACCAAGACTTTACACCATGGAACCAGAAATCATTCGAATGTATTCCTCGTCCCCACCTCCTCTGGACAGCGTTGCAGATGAAGACGACGATGACGGGTTTGGAGAATTTGGAGGATTTTCTGACGTCAGCAACTCTGGAATGGGTTTTGCCGACTTTGACTCTGTCGGTTATCCCAAGACTAGAGAGGACTTTATACCATCGAAACACTTTCTACCGATACACGAGTTCTCGGATAATGTAAATAACTTCTCTAGCCTTACCTCCATCACAGCCAATGAGAACATCTCTGAGATCGGGATTCCTAAGAAGGGACCTTGTAACATCAACCATGATACCACCCAATTCAATGATGCTGCACTCGATAATAAAGGGAGCTCAGGGGAGAACGCTAAATATCTCAACTCAGAGACTTGTGTGGATAACGTTGGTGTAATCAGTAGAAGCCAGGAACAAATAGATAGTACTTGTAATGGCGAGAAGATGCACAGCCTGGAAAGTCTGACCAATGGGTTTGCAGCGGTAGATAGCGATAACCCTCAGGGATTACAAGACCTGGACGCAATGGGACATACAAAAGGATTTAAGTCAATCAGTTCTCACAGTACGGACTTGAGTATAGACTTTTCACCAGCGAGTCCGGGAGACGAGTTTGCGGACTTTGCTACCTTTTCGAGCAAGGACCCTCACGAGGTAGACGAGGCTCCGTTACAACCACCCAAAGGTTCACATGAAGGACAGACGCAAAGTATTTGCACTGATTCAGGTAGAGCTGAACAGGACGGTGCGTCGGCTGCTACGGAAGTCTTACAGGACCCGTTTAGTCAAGAAGAAATTGAAGAGCCTAACACGTTAGCACTTGATGGCGTTCCACCGCACGAAGCCGTGTCGGTTACACTAGAATCCGCCATTTCTGATAGTATGCATTCACTGGATACCAAAAATACTTCACAAACTACAAATAGTCAAAAAGATGAAGAAAAGACTAGTAGTAAAATAAATTCTCAAGATGAGGCACTGGAACTATCCCAAGATGGTAGAAAGACAGAACTGGACCCAGATATTGAGAGTGTTCATACTGCTATGGAGTCTCGCAAGGAGTTTGATGCTTTTGGGTGTTTGGATGTTGCACTTCCAGGGATCGGAGAGATCATGATTGATAAAACGCACCTTCACGGCCCGTTAGAGCCCCCTTCCGATTTGACGGAGGTGAATGATGATGACTTCGGTAGTTTTGAGGATACAAATATGACTATTCAGGGGGAAACGGGCTCTTCTGAAGACAAACCGCCTGACCCGTGGGCGGACGAGGAACCTGATGACTTTAGTGAGTTTGGAAGCTTTGTAACTTTGGCAAAAAAAGAGGAGTCCAGTGTGAAACAAGAGGCGGATGACTTTGCTGACTTCAGTACGGCAGCGGGCAGTGTTCAGACACCATCAAACTGGAATGCCTTCGAGGAGGATCAGGAAGGAAGCTCTTCTTCTTGGGCAGCCTTTGGTGATCAGAAGGTGGAGGCCGCTGTAGAGTCTGATGACTGGCAGTCATTTAGGACAGAC
This sequence is a window from Dendropsophus ebraccatus isolate aDenEbr1 chromosome 15, aDenEbr1.pat, whole genome shotgun sequence. Protein-coding genes within it:
- the AFTPH gene encoding aftiphilin isoform X2; this translates as MEPEIIRMYSSSPPPLDSVADEDDDDGFGEFGGFSDVSNSGMGFADFDSVGYPKTREDFIPSKHFLPIHEFSDNVNNFSSLTSITANENISEIGIPKKGPCNINHDTTQFNDAALDNKGSSGENAKYLNSETCVDNVGVISRSQEQIDSTCNGEKMHSLESLTNGFAAVDSDNPQGLQDLDAMGHTKGFKSISSHSTDLSIDFSPASPGDEFADFATFSSKDPHEVDEAPLQPPKGSHEGQTQSICTDSGRAEQDGASAATEVLQDPFSQEEIEEPNTLALDGVPPHEAVSVTLESAISDSMHSLDTKNTSQTTNSQKDEEKTSSKINSQDEALELSQDGRKTELDPDIESVHTAMESRKEFDAFGCLDVALPGIGEIMIDKTHLHGPLEPPSDLTEVNDDDFGSFEDTNMTIQGETGSSEDKPPDPWADEEPDDFSEFGSFVTLAKKEESSVKQEADDFADFSTAAGSVQTPSNWNAFEEDQEGSSSSWAAFGDQKVEAAVESDDWQSFRTDFSTNEQVVSTQSADHPAVHEPEATLVCEDTAAAFQNPLLSRLERVIYACFPPPPVAEIEEKISPLDFLLCTEQREEASKPKSATSLHTEVLDIWMELQDIHDAYGLKYQWGGSHSNKKLLRSLGIDTRNILFTGNKKQPVIVPMYAAGLGMLEPTKEPLKPLSAAEKIASIGQSSPVPPDDAICSSDQLQESLPPVQFDWSSSGLTNPLDGVDPELYALTTAKVESSTGSGKVSDAFTRLMSTAETTSTSARKPRRDENLSEEAAKVIASLPDLSFMHAKVLMFPVSLTPLTSSQDKVD
- the AFTPH gene encoding aftiphilin isoform X1, with product MEPEIIRMYSSSPPPLDSVADEDDDDGFGEFGGFSDVSNSGMGFADFDSVGYPKTREDFIPSKHFLPIHEFSDNVNNFSSLTSITANENISEIGIPKKGPCNINHDTTQFNDAALDNKGSSGENAKYLNSETCVDNVGVISRSQEQIDSTCNGEKMHSLESLTNGFAAVDSDNPQGLQDLDAMGHTKGFKSISSHSTDLSIDFSPASPGDEFADFATFSSKDPHEVDEAPLQPPKGSHEGQTQSICTDSGRAEQDGASAATEVLQDPFSQEEIEEPNTLALDGVPPHEAVSVTLESAISDSMHSLDTKNTSQTTNSQKDEEKTSSKINSQDEALELSQDGRKTELDPDIESVHTAMESRKEFDAFGCLDVALPGIGEIMIDKTHLHGPLEPPSDLTEVNDDDFGSFEDTNMTIQGETGSSEDKPPDPWADEEPDDFSEFGSFVTLAKKEESSVKQEADDFADFSTAAGSVQTPSNWNAFEEDQEGSSSSWAAFGDQKVEAAVESDDWQSFRTDFSTNEQVVSTQSADHPAVHEPEATLVCEDTAAAFQNPLLSRLERVIYACFPPPPVAEIEEKISPLDFLLCTEQREEASKPKSATSLHTEVLDIWMELQDIHDAYGLKYQWGGSHSNKKLLRSLGIDTRNILFTGNKKQPVIVPMYAAGLGMLEPTKEPLKPLSAAEKIASIGQSSPVPPDDAICSSDQLQESLPPVQFDWSSSGLTNPLDASGGSTLLNLDFFGPVDDIGFSSTTTMPGVDPELYALTTAKVESSTGSGKVSDAFTRLMSTAETTSTSARKPRRDENLSEEAAKVIASLPDLSFMHAKVLMFPVSLTPLTSSQDKVD